A genomic window from Daphnia magna isolate NIES linkage group LG9, ASM2063170v1.1, whole genome shotgun sequence includes:
- the LOC116930824 gene encoding enhancer of split m7 protein has product MTAKSDKNLKSSRSDKRRTNKPLMEKRRRARINHSLSILKSLIIKDEANSSNATSQSRLEKADILELTVMHLRTLEKEKEEHLQQQKQQSELAGKESNKIDNDVKSYRLGYQACCHDIGRFLDGPLHELTKERLMEHLLEKKQQLFQPSNSGDPSDANLVTPTRLSDGRLALIFSSTCSWLSGGIDLPASSSASSSSFHSNLAPATPPSSPDQQVVAQPSPDSVGNVWRPWF; this is encoded by the exons ATGACAGCCAAAAGCGACAAGAATCTGAAAAGCAGTCGTAGTGATAAGCGCCGG ACCAACAAGCCGTTGATGGAAAAGCGACGTCGAGCGCGAATCAACCACAGCCTGTCCATTCTTAAGAGCCTTATCATCAAGGACGAA GCCAACAGTTCGAACGCTACTTCACAGTCACGACTTGAGAAAGCGGATATTCTGGAGCTGACAGTTATGCATTTGCGGACGCtggaaaaggagaaagaagagcACTTGCAACAGCAAAAACAGCAGTCGGAACTCGCCGGAAAGGAAAGCAACAAAATCGACAATGACGTCAAATCATATCGGCTAGGTTATCAAGCTTGTTGTCATGACATTGGTCGTTTTTTGGACGGACCCTTGCATGAATTGACCAAAGAGCGGCTGATGGAACATCTCCTAGAAAAGAAGCAACAACTATTTCAACCCAGCAACAGTGGCGATCCTTCGGATGCAAATCTGGTCACTCCAACGCGTTTGTCGGATGGACGCTTGGCCCTCATTTTCTCCTCGACTTGTTCTTGGCTCTCGGGCGGAATAGATCTCCCAGCCTCTTCTTCTGCGTCTTCTTCGTCATTCCATTCAAATCTCGCTCCTGCCACTCCGCCGTCTTCTCCGGATCAACAAGTTGTTGCCCAACCGTCGCCAGACTCAGTCGGCAACGTGTGGCGGCCATGGTTTTAA